A region from the Lolium perenne isolate Kyuss_39 chromosome 4, Kyuss_2.0, whole genome shotgun sequence genome encodes:
- the LOC127347915 gene encoding F-box protein At5g49610-like, translated as MAPPHRGLPDEIAIWEILIRLDIKALLRCRAVCRAWLRATSTREFLVVHHGCQPTLPLLSRFDGIPLDHKTGLVPADQLQSIARLDDMHLLRSCDSLLILCTNNMDDRHYAICNPATRQYAPLRQIDDFEVSGMYLHRSTGEYRLLLYPCPAKVRNAELPHGLHDGCHVFTLGSCEPPRHIGWPEAREVMFEANMLFHGSLLWYMGPENIKKDIIRVFDTTAESFRHMQAPVLPGPGEANLFEMDGMLTMASCNYAAAVIGIWVLQDYENEIWTLKCQIRLPAEVPTFDGDWDVLVTCSDEAVLVLVAFGYKILQIDIDGKLVATFHGRLSGEPLRLKQSLVLHTFFPALEGYVVNDLPFM; from the coding sequence ATGGCCCCTCCCCACCGTGGCCTCCCGGATGAGATCGCCATCTGGGAGATCCTCATCCGTCTGGACATCAAAGCCCTTCTCCGCTGTCGGGCCGTCTGCCGGGCTTGGCTTCGCGCCACGTCCACCCGCGAATTTCTCGTCGTCCACCACGGCTGCCAGCCCACGCTCCCCCTTCTCAGTCGCTTCGACGGCATCCCCTTAGACCACAAGACAGGGCTCGTCCCCGCCGACCAGCTGCAATCTATCGCTCGACTCGACGACATGCATCTCCTGCGATCATGTGACAGCCTACTCATCctctgcaccaacaacatggacGATAGGCACTACGCAATCTGCAACCCGGCAACTCGTCAATATGCTCCCCTACGACAGATTGATGACTTCGAAGTCTCTGGAATGTACCTGCACCGCAGTACCGGCGAGTACCGATTACTGCTGTACCCGTGCCCGGCCAAGGTTAGGAATGCTGAGCTGCCACATGGCCTTCATGATGGCTGTCACGTCTTCACACTAGGCTCCTGCGAACCACCAAGGCACATCGGGTGGCCCGAGGCGAGGGAAGTGATGTTCGAAGCAAATATGCTATTCCATGGCAGCCTGCTTTGGTACATGGGACCTGAGAACATAAAAAAGGACATCATAAGGGTGTTCGACACCACGGCCGAATCATTCAGGCATATGCAAGCTCCGGTTCTTCCTGGACCTGGCGAGGCTAACCTGTTTGAAATGGATGGCATGCTCACCATGGCTAGCTGTAATTATGCAGCAGCAGTCATTGGTATCTGGGTCTTGCAGGACTACGAAAACGAGATCTGGACTCTCAAGTGCCAAATTCGATTGCCTGCTGAAGTTCCAACATTCGATGGTGATTGGGATGTGTTGGTGACGTGTTCGGATGAAGCTGTGCTGGTCCTAGTCGCGTTTGGCTATAAGATACTTCAGATCGACATTGATGGAAAATTGGTTGCCACTTTCCATGGCCGCCTTTCTGGCGAGCCACTCCGTCTCAAACAATCCCTTGTTCTGCATACCTTCTTTCCAGCACTAGAGGGTTATGTTGTGAATGATTTGCCTTTCATGTGA
- the LOC127347917 gene encoding F-box protein At5g49610-like: MAPLHPGLPDEIAIWEILIRLDPKALLRCRAVCRGWLRATSTREFLVIHHGRQPTLPLLDGYNGDVDDRTLDIIPLDHRARLVAADQLQPIARLDHRHPLQSCDGLLLLCTNGTDISNGGADIKRQYSICNPATRQYAPLRQIADFIVVAMYPHGHTGEYRLLLYPGRLMNGNLAPGLHDGFYVFTLGSCQPPRHIGWPEAKEVMLERNVLFRGNLHWYMEVLESSKAGMILVFDTMEESFTEMRAAPIDRGDADLFEMDGMLILAKFNNAAEAIDIWGLQDYEREIWTCKCQIRLPAEDIRAQFQEVHRNWDVQVTSSDEAVIILVLYGLYRILQIDIDGKLVATFHREGLCRGLLRLKQSLVPHTFFPALEGYVVNSLPFM, translated from the coding sequence ATGGCCCCTCTCCACCCCGGCCTCCCCGATGAGATCGCCATCTGGGAGATCCTCATCCGTCTGGATCCCAAAGCCCTCCTCCGCTGTCGGGCCGTCTGCCGGGGCTGGCTTCGCGCCACGTCCACCCGCGAATTTCTCGTCATCCACCACGGCCGCCAGCCCACACTCCCCCTTCTCGATGGCTACAACGGCGACGTCGACGACCGGACACTAGACATTATCCCCTTGGACCACCGGGCACGGCTCGTCGCCGCCGACCAGCTGCAACCTATCGCGCGACTCGACCACAGGCACCCCCTGCAATCATgcgacggcctcctcctcctctgcaccAACGGTACCGACATTAGCAACGGTGGTGCCGACATTAAGAGGCAGTACTCAATCTGCAACCCGGCAACTCGTCAGTATGCTCCTCTACGGCAGATTGCTGATTTCATAGTCGTAGCAATGTACCCTCACGGCCATACTGGCGAGTACCGACTACTGTTGTACCCGGGCAGGTTGATGAATGGTAATCTGGCTCCTGGCCTTCATGATGGCTTCTATGTCTTCACACTGGGCTCCTGCCAACCACCAAGGCACATCGGGTGGCCGGAGGCTAAGGAAGTGATGCTTGAAAGAAATGTGCTATTCCGTGGCAACCTGCATTGGTACATGGAAGTACTTGAGAGCAGCAAAGCGGGCATGATATTGGTGTTCGACACCATGGAAGAATCATTCACGGAGATGCGTGCTGCTCCGATTGATCGCGGCGACGCTGACCTGTTTGAAATGGATGGCATGCTCATCCTCGCCAAGTTTAACAATGCAGCGGAAGCCATTGATATCTGGGGCTTGCAGGACTACGAAAGGGAGATCTGGACCTGCAAGTGCCAAATTCGATTGCCCGCTGAAGATATCAGGGCGCAGTTTCAAGAAGTCCACCGTAATTGGGATGTACAGGTGACGTCTTCGGATGAAGCTGTGATCATCCTAGTCCTGTATGGCCTCTATAGGATACTTCAGATCGACATTGATGGCAAGTTGGTTGCCACTTTCCACCGCGAAGGCCTTTGTCGTGGTTTACTCCGTCTCAAACAATCTCTTGTTCCGCATACCTTCTTTCCTGCACTAGAGGGTTATGTTGTGAATAGTTTGCCTTTCATGTGA